In a genomic window of Arthrobacter woluwensis:
- a CDS encoding capsid assembly scaffolding protein Gp46 family protein encodes MGDTNNTAPAGESTEPLPQPEPKAFVPPATQEDLDRIVGQRLARERDKYADYEELKAKAEQFTKLEEANKTELQKATERAEQLAKENATLQATALRASVAAAKGVPENLLSGGTREEIEAAADALLAFRGTKQTAPVVPAQGKTPSKITDDPTRETARKLFGNN; translated from the coding sequence CGAGCCCCTGCCCCAGCCCGAGCCGAAGGCATTCGTCCCGCCTGCCACGCAGGAGGACCTTGACCGGATCGTGGGCCAGCGTCTGGCTCGTGAACGCGACAAGTACGCGGACTACGAGGAACTGAAGGCCAAGGCTGAACAGTTCACGAAGCTCGAGGAAGCGAACAAGACCGAACTGCAGAAGGCTACCGAGCGGGCTGAACAGCTCGCCAAGGAGAACGCCACTCTTCAGGCGACCGCACTGCGCGCCTCTGTGGCAGCCGCTAAGGGCGTCCCGGAGAACCTTCTGAGCGGTGGAACCAGGGAAGAGATTGAAGCCGCCGCTGACGCGCTTCTGGCCTTCCGTGGGACCAAGCAGACCGCACCTGTCGTCCCCGCCCAGGGGAAGACCCCATCCAAGATCACCGACGACCCGACCCGGGAGACGGCTCGGAAGCTCTTCGGCAACAACTAA
- a CDS encoding DUF7302 family protein, with amino-acid sequence MSRRMIDTYTGSTVVDDELAESLGSQYVPEDEYEAPAGRKPAARKAATGRAAKAKEPEGHGEGEKSEDE; translated from the coding sequence GTGAGCCGCCGGATGATCGACACCTACACCGGATCCACCGTCGTTGACGACGAGCTGGCCGAGTCCCTGGGTTCCCAGTACGTCCCGGAGGACGAGTACGAGGCCCCGGCGGGGCGCAAGCCGGCAGCCCGGAAGGCTGCGACCGGGCGAGCCGCCAAGGCCAAGGAACCCGAAGGCCATGGCGAGGGCGAGAAGTCCGAGGACGAGTAA
- a CDS encoding phage major capsid family protein, protein MAVFTTTDAKVMLPKNIADGIVTEARTGSTVGQLSAREPQRFGETEYIIFNDFPKAEFVEEGAQKGSTTGGFTSVKSTPKKAQVTLRFNQEVQWADEDYQLGILSELATAGSKALSRGLDLGLYHRINPLTGTVISSWSNYLNATTKRVEITASSEADQDIRAAVGLLVNSPTNWGVNGIALDPKMAWALANLQSKNADGSPSGVQRYPNLGFGTNVTDFLGVPAATGNTVSGTPEAADTKLRAIVGDFQNGIRWGVQRELPVELIRYGDPDGQGDLMRNNQIALRLEIVYGWYVFTDRFAVVEDKVTP, encoded by the coding sequence ATGGCCGTTTTCACGACCACCGACGCCAAGGTGATGCTCCCCAAGAACATCGCTGACGGCATTGTCACGGAAGCCCGTACGGGCTCGACCGTTGGCCAGCTCTCCGCCCGCGAACCTCAGCGGTTCGGCGAGACGGAGTACATCATCTTCAACGACTTCCCGAAGGCGGAGTTCGTGGAGGAGGGAGCCCAGAAGGGTTCCACCACGGGCGGCTTCACCTCCGTGAAATCCACCCCGAAGAAGGCGCAGGTCACTCTCCGTTTCAATCAGGAAGTCCAGTGGGCAGACGAGGATTACCAGCTTGGCATCCTGTCCGAGCTGGCCACTGCGGGCAGTAAGGCACTGTCCCGAGGTCTTGATCTGGGCCTGTACCACCGCATCAACCCGCTCACGGGCACCGTGATCTCGAGCTGGTCGAACTACCTGAACGCCACCACGAAGCGCGTGGAGATCACCGCGTCCTCGGAGGCAGATCAGGACATTCGTGCCGCTGTCGGTCTGCTGGTGAACTCCCCGACTAACTGGGGTGTCAACGGCATCGCCCTCGACCCGAAGATGGCCTGGGCCCTGGCGAACTTGCAGAGCAAGAACGCCGACGGCTCCCCCTCAGGTGTGCAGCGTTACCCGAACCTCGGCTTCGGCACCAACGTCACCGACTTCCTCGGCGTCCCGGCAGCGACGGGCAACACCGTCTCCGGCACCCCGGAAGCGGCCGACACGAAGCTGCGCGCCATCGTTGGCGACTTCCAGAACGGCATCCGCTGGGGCGTTCAGCGTGAACTCCCGGTCGAGCTGATCCGTTACGGCGACCCGGACGGCCAGGGCGACCTCATGCGAAACAACCAGATCGCTCTCCGCCTCGAGATCGTCTACGGCTGGTACGTCTTCACGGACCGCTTCGCCGTCGTGGAAGACAAGGTGACCCCGTGA